Below is a genomic region from Acetobacter ghanensis.
ACCCGCCGCTGCATGAGTTCCTGCCGCATGGTGAGGCCGAACTGGCCGATGTTGCCAAGGCTCTGGGCAAGGATGTGGAAAGCCTGCGCGCACGTCGCTCGGCTCTGTCTGAATCCAACCCCATGCTTGGCCACCGTGGCTGCCGTCTGGGTATTACCTACCCGGAAATTTACGCCATGCAGGTGCGTGCCATTACCGAGGCCGCGCTGGATGTTGCCAAGGAAACCGGCAAGGCTGTGGACCCGGAAATCATGATCCCGCTGATTGGCACCAAGGCCGAGCTGGATCTGGTTCGCAAGTCCTGCGAAACCGTGATTGCCGATGTGCTTGAAGAACGCGGCACCCAGTTGTCCTACAAAATTGGCACCATGATTGAGCTGCCCCGTGCAGCTCTGACCGCCGACCAGATTGCCCAGAGTGCTGATTTCTTCTCCTTCGGCACAAACGATCTGACGCAGACAACGCTGGGCCTCTCGCGCGATGATGCTGGCTCCTTCCTGCCAGAATATGTGGAAAAAGGGCTGCTGCCGCAGGACCCCTTCATTTCCATTGACCGCGAAGGCGTAGGTGCGCTGGTGCGCATGGGTGTGGAAAAAGGCCGCGCATCCAAGCCGGATATCAAGCTTGGCATCTGTGGCGAACATGGTGGTGACCCGCTCTCCATTTCCTTCTTCGAGGAAGTCGGGCTGGATTACGTGTCCTGCTCACCCTTCCGCGTTCCGGTCGCCCGACTGGCCGCAGCACAGGCGGCACTTGCCGCACGCAATAACAAGGCTGTCAAAGCCTAAGGAAAGAGTGGCCGCCTCCCCCATAGGCGGCCATTTTTCAATCTGATATCATGCAAAAAATTCTTACTCTCCACCTCGTATCCGAGGCGACGGGGCAGACGCTTGATTCCGTTGCACGGGCCTGTATTGCCCAGTTCCCCAATACGGAAGTCAGACTGCGGCACTGGAACCTGATCCGCACCCAGATCCAGCTTCGGCGGGTTTTGCGGCATATTGCCAATAACCGTGGCCCGGTCATGTCCTCCCTGACCGACCCTATCCTTCAGGCGGATATGGAAGCAGGCTGTGCCAGCCTCCAGATCAGACTGTTGGACGTGCTGGACAATGCGCTGCACTTTCTGGCCGAAGAAACGGGGGAAGAAGCCACCCGCCACCCCGGCGGCCAATACATTATGGACGAGAACTACTACCAGCGCATTGAGGCCATGCACTACGTTCTGGCGCATGACGATGGGCAGGAAACCCGCGGGCTGAACAAGGCGGATGTGATTCTGGTGGGTGTTTCCCGCGTTTCCAAAACGCCAACATGCTTTTATCTGGCCAACCGGGGAATCAAGGCAGCCAATGTGCCGCTGGTTATGGGAATTGAACCGCCAGAAGCCCTGTTCAGCACCACCAAACCTGTTATTGGCCTGACCATTGACCCTGAACGGTTGATTGAAATTCGCCGTAATAGACTGAACCAGATGATACCGGGCAAATCCCGCCCAGAAGCTGTAACGGACTACGCTTATATTGATCTGGAAAAAGTGCAGGAGGAACTGCATTGGGCCAGACGTCTATGCCGCCGCCAGAACTGGCCGGTCATTGACGTAACACGCCGCTCTATTGAAGAGACATCGGCTTCCATTCTGGAACTGATCGCCACAACCTGAAAAAACCGCTCCCCATTGTTACCAACTACCGGGAAACAATGGGGAGCCGGATTAAGCTCGTGACGGTCTTAATCTGCCATTTCCGATGGTGTAAGCCGCTGCACCCGCACGGCCTGACCCTGCGCGTTGTAGTAAATCACGCTGCTCCCGCGCCGCTGGGCGTATCCATCCGGCTGGCCATCCTTGGTCCAGAACAGCAGACGGTTTGTATCCGGCTGCTCCACAACCCGGTCCCCCGGTGGCGTAAATCGGTATTTACTAAAGTCCTTATGCGCGCGAGGCAGGGGGAGCTTGCCTGCCAGATTGTGCATACTGGATGCACGGTGCGCGTCCGAATCATCATCATCCCCGCCATTCAGCGGGTCACCCTCAGCATGTGCGGGAACACCGGCCACAAGGGGCAGCGCCACTGCGCACAGACCGAACATGACTTTCCATTTTTTACGGAATACCGGCATCATGTCGGTGCTTCCTCCTTCATTCATGCCTCTGGCGGCAAGATTGACCAGTTACAGCTTAACG
It encodes:
- a CDS encoding pyruvate, water dikinase regulatory protein, whose translation is MQKILTLHLVSEATGQTLDSVARACIAQFPNTEVRLRHWNLIRTQIQLRRVLRHIANNRGPVMSSLTDPILQADMEAGCASLQIRLLDVLDNALHFLAEETGEEATRHPGGQYIMDENYYQRIEAMHYVLAHDDGQETRGLNKADVILVGVSRVSKTPTCFYLANRGIKAANVPLVMGIEPPEALFSTTKPVIGLTIDPERLIEIRRNRLNQMIPGKSRPEAVTDYAYIDLEKVQEELHWARRLCRRQNWPVIDVTRRSIEETSASILELIATT